The following are from one region of the Nicotiana tomentosiformis chromosome 7, ASM39032v3, whole genome shotgun sequence genome:
- the LOC138895403 gene encoding uncharacterized protein — MMPFGLKNARATYMRATTTIFHDIIHKEIEVYVDDVIIKSKKSTDHTADLRKFFDRLQRYNLKLNPANCPFGVPAGKLLGFIVSRRGIELDPSKVKAIQDLPPPKNKKDVMSFLGRLNYISRFIAQSTVICEPIFKMLRKEVGLKNARKPSIKSRSICPNHPFWSHQNQEGHCYFIFLCWTEPSVAFWDNMMKLSEVETLFQCIHHIPHIKDGSTEIYLSEAHAYGKSRRRKIQTIKTYFPDEDVSFVAEDITETYDSWRMFFDGAANFKGVGIGVVWVLETGQHYSVSTKFRFPCTNNMSEYEACILGLRLAIDMNVQELLVIGDSDLLVHQVLGEWAIKNTKILPYLHCVQELIKRFTKIEFKHVLRVQNEFADALATLSFMIQHPDKNFIDPFPIGIHKQPAYCAHVEEESDGNPWFYDIKEYLAKGRISRARHPYSEAHTSKISQPRLSKRRNSV; from the exons atgatgccatttggtctGAAGAACGCTAGAGCCACTTACATGAGAGCTAcgacaactattttccacgatATTATACACAAAGAGATAGaagtgtacgtggatgacgttatcatcaaatccaagaagagcACGGATCACACAGCAGATCTGAGGAAATTCTTCGATCGACTTCAAAGGTATAATCTGAAACTGAATCCTGCAAATTGTCCTTTTGGAGTCCCAGCCGGAAAAttattaggattcatcgtcagtcgcAGAGGGATTGAGTTGGACCCATCAAAAGTTAAAGCAATCCAAGACTTGCCACCtccgaagaataagaaagatgtgatgagctttTTAGGGCGTCTCAATTATATCagtcgcttcatagcacaatcaacagtAATATGTGAACCAATCTTCAAGATGCTGAGGAAagaagttggactgaagaatgccagaaaaccttcgataaaatcaaggagtatctGTCCAAACCACCcgttctggtcccaccagaaccaggaAGGCCACTGCTACTTTATTTTTCTGTGCTGGACGGAACCTTCGGTTGCattttgggacaacatgatgaaact ctcagaagttgagacattatttcaGTGCATACACCACATacctcatatcaaggatggatccactgaaatatatctttcagaagcccatGCCTATGG aaaatcCCGTAGACGGAAAATACAAACTATtaaaacgtattttcccgatgaagatGTGTCGTTTGTCGCAGAAGATATCACTGAAACATATGAtagttggagaatgttcttcgacggagcagcaaacttcaaaggagtaggtattggaGTTGTCTGGGTATTAGAAACCGGCCAACATTATTCGGTGTCCACAAAATTCAGGTTcccatgtaccaacaatatgtcagaatatgaggcttgcatcctAGGGCTCagattggccattgacatgaatgttcaAGAGTTGTTGGTAATTGGAGATTCCGATCTGTTGGTGCATCAGgttttaggagaatgggctataaagaataccaaaatattacCATATTTACACTGCgtacaagagttgatcaagaggtttactaagatagaattcaaacatgttttgAGGGTTCAGAACgagtttgcagatgcattagccactttgtctttcatgatacaacatccagacaagaatttcatcgatcctttcccaataggaattcataagcagccagcttattgtgctcatgttgaagaagagagcGATGGAAACCCGTGGTTCTAcgacatcaaggaatatttggCAAAAGGGAGAATATCCAGAGCACGCCACCCATACTCAGAAGCGCATACTTCGAAGATTAGCCAACCACGTCTTTCAAAACgaaggaattctgtatag